A single Nisaea sp. DNA region contains:
- a CDS encoding MarR family winged helix-turn-helix transcriptional regulator, with amino-acid sequence MMDETKDLPDSLFLVAVEDMAGGEAQVTLSFSRSPTVLLTFAANRFTRSAARYYREHFGIGAMDWRMLVMLTREPGSSVSHAARIIGIDKAAVSRCLRRLEKDGLAAPGDGVRRRDWFLTPEGHALHAKVLEVALERQRMLLAGLSEKDVQRFNRYLSQFLENLEKLNGEDRGG; translated from the coding sequence ATGATGGACGAAACCAAGGATCTTCCGGACTCTCTCTTCCTCGTTGCCGTCGAGGACATGGCGGGCGGGGAGGCGCAGGTGACGCTGAGCTTCAGCCGTTCGCCGACGGTGCTGCTGACCTTCGCTGCCAACCGCTTTACCCGCAGTGCCGCGCGATACTATCGGGAGCATTTCGGAATCGGCGCCATGGACTGGCGCATGCTGGTCATGCTGACGCGAGAGCCGGGGAGCAGCGTCAGTCACGCGGCGCGGATCATAGGGATCGATAAGGCGGCGGTCAGTCGGTGTTTACGTCGGCTTGAGAAGGACGGCCTCGCAGCGCCGGGCGATGGCGTGCGGCGGCGGGACTGGTTCTTGACGCCAGAGGGGCATGCGCTGCATGCCAAGGTACTGGAGGTGGCGCTAGAGCGGCAGCGTATGCTGTTGGCAGGATTGTCCGAAAAGGATGTGCAACGGTTCAACCGCTACCTATCCCAATTTCTCGAGAACCTTGAAAAACTGAATGGAGAGGACCGGGGAGGGTGA
- a CDS encoding cytochrome P450, producing the protein MSNAPAYEIDPNAFWKDPYPDLKRMRAEAPIAYVPQLGATLLTRRDDIFENEKKIEIFSSDQPQGLMTLLMGQNLMRKDGAAHMAERKAIFPSVSPKTVKAVWKAAFEKQTAKALEELHPLGAADMVKDIAKRISGEALKAITGLTSMSWQEMDRVSQGMIDGCANYAGDRDVEARCHDCTASIDRHIDEMIPLLRERPDSSMLSVQIQAGLPEESVRANIKLAISGGQNEPRDVIAGLVWTLLTHPEQLTLIRTGGATWLQAFEEYTRWISPIGMSPRRIAQRYTLKGVTFEPEDRVFLMFGSGNRDGSVFDEPDTFDMTRNTSASIAFGAGPHFCAGAWASRCLIAEVALPMIFERLPDLSLAGDVPFGGWAFRGPLEMPVKWSAPAG; encoded by the coding sequence ATGTCCAACGCCCCCGCCTACGAAATCGATCCGAACGCCTTCTGGAAGGATCCCTACCCGGATCTGAAACGGATGCGCGCCGAGGCGCCGATCGCCTATGTCCCGCAACTCGGCGCCACCCTGCTCACCCGCCGCGACGACATCTTCGAGAATGAGAAAAAGATCGAGATCTTCTCCTCCGACCAGCCGCAGGGCCTGATGACCTTGCTGATGGGGCAGAACCTGATGCGCAAGGACGGCGCAGCACACATGGCCGAGCGCAAGGCAATCTTCCCCTCGGTCTCCCCGAAGACGGTGAAGGCTGTCTGGAAGGCCGCCTTCGAAAAGCAGACCGCGAAGGCGCTCGAGGAGCTTCATCCCCTCGGCGCGGCCGACATGGTCAAGGATATCGCGAAACGGATCTCCGGCGAGGCGCTGAAGGCCATCACCGGGCTTACCAGCATGAGCTGGCAGGAAATGGACCGCGTCAGCCAGGGCATGATCGACGGTTGCGCCAATTATGCCGGAGACCGGGACGTGGAAGCGCGCTGCCACGACTGCACGGCCTCCATCGACCGCCATATCGACGAGATGATCCCGCTGCTCCGTGAGAGGCCGGACAGCTCGATGCTTTCCGTGCAGATCCAAGCCGGTTTGCCCGAGGAGTCCGTCCGGGCAAACATCAAATTGGCCATCTCCGGCGGACAGAACGAACCGCGCGACGTGATCGCAGGCCTCGTCTGGACCCTGCTGACCCATCCAGAGCAGCTCACGCTGATCCGAACCGGCGGAGCCACCTGGCTTCAGGCCTTCGAGGAATATACCCGCTGGATTTCCCCCATCGGCATGTCCCCGCGCCGGATTGCACAGCGATACACGCTGAAAGGCGTCACGTTCGAGCCGGAGGACAGGGTGTTCCTGATGTTCGGTTCCGGCAATCGGGACGGGTCTGTGTTCGACGAGCCGGACACATTCGACATGACCCGCAACACATCCGCCTCCATCGCCTTCGGCGCGGGACCGCATTTCTGTGCCGGCGCCTGGGCTTCCCGATGCCTGATCGCGGAGGTGGCTCTGCCGATGATCTTCGAGCGCCTGCCGGACCTCTCACTTGCGGGCGATGTCCCGTTCGGTGGCTGGGCTTTTCGTGGACCGCTGGAGATGCCGGTGAAGTGGTCAGCACCTGCCGGTTAG
- a CDS encoding BolA family protein has translation MAMEAGEIERLIKETFPDAQVTIEDLRGDGDHYACHVLSTAFEGKTRIQQHQMVYAALQGRMGNELHALALQTGTPA, from the coding sequence ATGGCAATGGAAGCCGGAGAGATCGAACGCCTCATCAAGGAGACGTTCCCCGACGCTCAGGTCACGATTGAAGATCTGCGTGGGGATGGCGACCACTACGCCTGCCACGTTCTGTCTACCGCCTTCGAGGGCAAGACCCGTATCCAGCAGCATCAGATGGTCTATGCGGCCCTCCAGGGCCGGATGGGCAACGAGCTGCACGCCCTCGCCCTGCAGACCGGCACGCCGGCCTGA
- a CDS encoding 2Fe-2S iron-sulfur cluster-binding protein, translated as MTTKWKNEGFGMETISVTWILTDGSRRSAEVVTGGNLMQAALDNGIDGIVGQCGGSLACATCHVTVENAPAPLPEIAPDEDDMLDMAEPERVRASRLSCQLIAAPELDGIVLRVP; from the coding sequence ATGACAACAAAATGGAAGAACGAGGGTTTTGGGATGGAAACGATCAGCGTCACTTGGATCCTCACGGACGGGTCGCGGCGGAGCGCCGAGGTGGTGACCGGCGGCAATCTGATGCAGGCAGCACTCGACAACGGTATCGATGGCATCGTCGGTCAGTGCGGCGGCAGCCTCGCCTGCGCGACCTGCCACGTCACCGTCGAAAATGCGCCGGCACCCCTGCCGGAGATCGCACCGGACGAGGACGACATGCTCGACATGGCCGAGCCCGAGCGGGTGCGCGCGAGCCGCCTCTCCTGCCAGCTCATCGCTGCGCCGGAGCTCGACGGTATCGTGCTGCGCGTGCCCTGA
- the grxD gene encoding Grx4 family monothiol glutaredoxin, translating to MLDENTRQRIQDEIGGTDVVLFMKGTPVFPQCGFSAAVVGVLSHIGVKFKGINVLEDPAVREGIKEFSNWPTIPQLYVKNEFVGGCDIIREMYETGELMEMFKSKDIDAQIGAEA from the coding sequence ATGCTTGATGAAAACACCCGCCAGAGAATCCAGGACGAAATCGGCGGCACGGACGTCGTTCTCTTCATGAAGGGCACGCCCGTCTTCCCGCAATGCGGTTTCTCCGCCGCCGTTGTCGGCGTACTCAGCCATATCGGCGTGAAGTTCAAAGGCATCAACGTCCTTGAAGATCCGGCCGTGCGCGAAGGCATCAAGGAATTCTCCAACTGGCCGACCATTCCGCAGCTCTACGTGAAGAACGAGTTTGTCGGCGGCTGCGACATCATCCGCGAGATGTACGAAACCGGCGAGCTGATGGAAATGTTCAAGAGCAAAGACATCGACGCACAGATCGGCGCCGAAGCGTAA
- a CDS encoding DMT family transporter, whose product MNAKVNLTMGPVEWGILILLSAVWGGSFFFVEVAIHEVPPLTMVLVRVGLAAIAMQIALPLFGLRMPTDWKILRAFLFMGLLNNAVPFSLIVFGQTQIASGLASIFLAATPIFGVLVAHFLTDDERITPLRVFGVVFGFGGVALMIGDDLTEGFSGTIIGQLALLGAALSYAFGGVFGRRFKGMGVKPAQTAAGQVTASSILMIPAVVLVDRPWELPVPSGTTIAALIGLALLCTAFAYILYFELLKRAGAMNLMLVTLLVPVSAILLGVTFLGESLAPSHFAGMGLIAVGLLAIDGRLFRPGRKK is encoded by the coding sequence ATGAACGCCAAGGTCAATCTCACAATGGGACCGGTGGAATGGGGTATTCTCATCCTGCTCTCGGCTGTCTGGGGCGGGTCGTTCTTCTTCGTCGAGGTGGCAATCCACGAGGTGCCGCCGCTGACCATGGTGCTGGTCCGTGTGGGGCTGGCAGCAATTGCCATGCAGATTGCCCTGCCACTCTTCGGTCTGCGCATGCCGACGGACTGGAAGATCCTGCGGGCATTCCTGTTCATGGGCTTGCTGAACAATGCCGTGCCGTTCTCCCTGATTGTCTTCGGTCAGACCCAGATCGCCAGCGGCCTTGCCTCGATCTTCCTCGCCGCAACCCCGATTTTCGGTGTTCTGGTGGCGCATTTCCTGACCGACGATGAACGCATCACCCCGCTGCGCGTGTTTGGCGTGGTGTTCGGCTTCGGTGGCGTTGCGCTGATGATCGGTGATGACCTGACAGAAGGGTTCTCCGGCACGATTATTGGTCAGCTCGCGCTTCTGGGGGCGGCGCTCAGTTATGCCTTTGGCGGTGTTTTTGGACGGCGCTTCAAGGGGATGGGCGTTAAGCCCGCCCAGACAGCGGCGGGTCAGGTGACGGCATCGAGCATTCTCATGATACCCGCTGTCGTTCTTGTCGACCGGCCATGGGAATTGCCGGTACCGAGCGGGACAACCATCGCCGCTCTCATTGGTCTGGCCCTGCTCTGCACGGCCTTCGCCTATATCCTCTATTTTGAGCTGCTGAAGCGGGCAGGGGCGATGAACCTGATGCTGGTCACCTTGCTGGTACCGGTCAGCGCCATCCTGCTCGGCGTGACGTTCCTCGGTGAGTCCCTGGCGCCAAGCCATTTCGCCGGGATGGGGCTGATCGCGGTTGGCTTGCTGGCAATCGATGGGCGGTTGTTTCGGCCGGGTCGCAAGAAGTAG
- the purL gene encoding phosphoribosylformylglycinamidine synthase subunit PurL — protein sequence MSISNTAITPEIVAEHGLSEDEYASILKILGREPNMTELGVFSAMYSEHCSYKSSKKWLKTLPTEAPHVIQGPGENAGVIDIGDGEAAIFKIESHNHPSFIEPYQGAATGVGGILRDVFTMGARPIANLNALRFGSPDHPKTRHLVGGVVAGIAGYGNCMGIPTVAGEVNFHPAYNGNILVNAMTVGLAPADRIFYSAAAGAGNPVIYVGAKTGRDGIHGATMSSTEFNEDSEEKRPTVQVGDPFTEKLLLEACLELMATDTIIAIQDMGAAGLTSSAVEMAGKGGLGIEMDLAKVPAREENMTPYELMLSESQERMLIILKPDAASEAEARAIFDKWELDFAVIGTLTTTGHLVLKMGDELVGDIPIAPMVDESPEYDRPWEQTPAAPVVDAASVPVPDSLTAKLKDLIGTPDLCSRRWVWEQYDHLIMGDTAIRPGGDAAMVRVRDSKKGLALTVDCTPRYVKADPETGGAQAVAETWRNITATGAKPLAITNNMNFGNPQKPQIMGQFVGAINGMRAACIALDYPVVSGNVSLYNETEGAAILPTPVIGGVGVIADIAKRGTVAFKAADEAIVVIGETTGWLGQSIYLREIEGREEGAPPPVDLALEKKNGDFVRGLIETSKVTACHDVSDGGLAIALAEMALGAKGLGADVTPEGDLPAHAWAFGEDQARYVVTAKDADSILKAAADAGVPAAVIGKTTGTGELKLGTGDSISVSMLRSRFEDWLPNFMAAS from the coding sequence GTGAGCATTTCCAATACGGCAATCACCCCGGAAATCGTCGCCGAACACGGCCTTTCCGAAGACGAATACGCAAGCATCCTGAAGATCCTTGGCCGCGAGCCGAACATGACGGAACTCGGTGTGTTCTCCGCCATGTATTCCGAGCATTGCTCCTACAAGAGCTCGAAGAAATGGTTGAAGACGCTTCCGACCGAAGCGCCGCATGTCATCCAGGGTCCGGGTGAGAATGCCGGCGTAATCGATATCGGCGACGGCGAGGCCGCGATCTTCAAGATCGAGAGCCACAACCACCCGAGCTTTATCGAGCCTTATCAGGGCGCGGCGACCGGTGTCGGCGGCATCCTGCGCGATGTCTTCACCATGGGCGCGCGGCCGATCGCCAACCTGAACGCCCTGCGTTTCGGCAGCCCGGATCATCCGAAGACCCGGCATCTGGTCGGCGGCGTGGTCGCCGGCATTGCCGGATACGGCAACTGCATGGGAATTCCGACGGTCGCGGGTGAAGTGAACTTTCACCCAGCCTATAACGGCAACATTCTGGTCAACGCGATGACAGTCGGGCTCGCCCCGGCGGACCGGATTTTCTACTCGGCCGCCGCCGGTGCCGGGAACCCGGTGATCTATGTCGGCGCGAAGACTGGCCGTGACGGCATTCACGGCGCGACCATGTCCTCGACCGAGTTCAACGAGGATTCGGAAGAAAAGCGCCCGACCGTGCAGGTCGGCGATCCGTTCACCGAAAAATTGCTGCTGGAAGCCTGCCTGGAGCTGATGGCGACCGACACCATCATCGCCATTCAGGACATGGGCGCAGCAGGCCTCACCTCTTCTGCTGTCGAGATGGCGGGTAAAGGCGGCCTCGGAATCGAGATGGACCTGGCCAAAGTCCCGGCCCGCGAAGAGAACATGACACCCTATGAGCTGATGCTCTCCGAGAGCCAGGAGCGCATGCTGATCATTCTGAAGCCGGATGCGGCTTCGGAAGCCGAGGCACGGGCGATCTTCGACAAGTGGGAGCTGGACTTCGCCGTTATCGGCACCCTGACCACCACGGGCCACCTGGTTCTGAAAATGGGCGACGAGCTGGTCGGCGACATTCCTATCGCGCCAATGGTCGACGAATCCCCTGAATATGACCGCCCGTGGGAGCAGACACCCGCCGCCCCTGTCGTCGATGCCGCGAGCGTTCCGGTACCCGACAGCCTTACCGCGAAGCTGAAAGACCTGATCGGAACACCGGATCTGTGCAGCCGGCGCTGGGTCTGGGAACAGTACGATCACCTGATCATGGGCGACACGGCGATCCGTCCTGGCGGCGATGCCGCCATGGTGCGTGTGCGCGACAGCAAGAAGGGTCTCGCCCTCACCGTCGACTGCACGCCGCGCTACGTGAAAGCAGATCCCGAAACAGGTGGTGCCCAGGCTGTGGCGGAAACCTGGCGGAACATCACCGCGACCGGCGCCAAGCCGCTGGCCATCACCAACAACATGAATTTCGGCAACCCGCAGAAGCCACAGATCATGGGCCAGTTCGTCGGCGCCATTAATGGTATGCGGGCGGCCTGCATCGCGCTCGACTACCCGGTCGTCTCCGGCAACGTCTCGCTCTACAACGAGACCGAAGGCGCCGCCATCCTGCCGACCCCTGTGATCGGCGGCGTTGGCGTCATCGCCGATATCGCGAAGCGCGGCACCGTCGCCTTCAAGGCAGCGGATGAAGCCATCGTCGTGATTGGCGAGACCACGGGTTGGCTCGGCCAGTCCATCTATCTCCGTGAAATTGAAGGCCGCGAGGAAGGTGCTCCGCCGCCGGTCGATCTCGCTCTGGAGAAAAAGAACGGCGATTTCGTTCGCGGCCTGATCGAGACAAGCAAGGTGACTGCCTGTCACGATGTGTCCGACGGCGGCCTCGCCATAGCGCTCGCGGAAATGGCGCTCGGCGCCAAGGGACTCGGTGCGGATGTTACGCCGGAAGGCGATCTGCCGGCCCATGCCTGGGCTTTCGGCGAGGATCAGGCGCGCTATGTGGTTACGGCGAAGGACGCGGACAGCATCCTGAAAGCGGCAGCGGATGCAGGGGTTCCGGCAGCCGTCATTGGCAAGACAACCGGCACTGGTGAATTGAAACTCGGCACCGGTGACTCCATATCCGTCTCAATGCTACGTTCTCGGTTCGAGGATTGGCTGCCGAACTTCATGGCTGCCTCCTGA